In Pseudomonas oryzicola, one DNA window encodes the following:
- a CDS encoding ABC transporter ATP-binding protein, translated as MQGITRWIGNEGILRDVSLSLHAGQSCAITGPSGSGKSTLLNLIGLLDQPCRGRLVLDGCDMMHATADQRAITRNRLLGFVFQSFNLLPRLSILDNVALPLSYRGVGLASARQAATLQLEKVGLAHRARNRPADLSGGQRQRVAIARALVTGPRILLADEPTGNLDCETAQAIIELLCRLNREQGMTLLMVTHDPAMAQRMQRRLLVRDGGVFDA; from the coding sequence ATGCAAGGCATTACACGCTGGATAGGCAACGAAGGTATTTTGCGTGATGTGTCGCTTTCACTTCACGCAGGTCAATCCTGCGCCATCACCGGCCCCTCTGGTTCAGGCAAAAGCACCTTACTCAACCTGATCGGCCTGCTCGACCAGCCGTGCCGGGGGCGGCTGGTACTGGACGGTTGCGACATGATGCATGCCACTGCCGACCAACGTGCCATCACCCGAAACCGCCTGCTGGGTTTCGTGTTCCAGAGCTTCAATCTGCTGCCCCGCCTGTCCATTCTCGACAATGTCGCGTTGCCGTTGAGTTACCGCGGCGTCGGCCTGGCCTCGGCACGGCAGGCTGCGACGCTGCAGCTGGAAAAAGTCGGCCTGGCCCATCGTGCCCGGAACCGGCCCGCAGATCTCTCTGGTGGCCAGCGCCAGCGTGTTGCGATCGCCCGGGCGCTGGTCACCGGGCCGCGGATTCTGCTGGCCGACGAGCCCACCGGGAACCTTGATTGCGAAACGGCTCAGGCGATCATCGAGCTGCTCTGCAGGCTGAATCGTGAGCAGGGCATGACCTTGCTCATGGTTACCCACGACCCGGCCATGGCGCAGCGCATGCAGCGGCGCCTGCTGGTGCGTGACGGTGGCGTCTTCGATGCCTGA
- a CDS encoding nucleotide sugar dehydrogenase: MRISIFGLGYVGAVCAGCLTARGHEVIGVDVSSTKIDLINQGKSPIVEPGLEALLQQGIANGRLRGTTDFAEAIRASDVSMICVGTPSKKNGDLGLEYIESVCREIGYVLRDSDRRHTIVVRSTVLPGTVKNVVIPILEDCSGKKAGVDFGVAVNPEFLRESTAIKDYDHPPMTVIGELDSASGDILQALYEELDAPVIRKPIEVAEMIKYTCNVWHATKVTFANEIGNIAKAVGVDGREVMDVVCQDKVLNLSQYYMRPGFAFGGSCLPKDVRALTYRAASLDVRAPLLDSLMRSNESQVQNAFELIEAHDKRKVALLGLSFKAGTDDLRESPLVELAERLIGKGYQLDIYDENVQYARVHGANKDYIESKIPHVSSLLNADFQKVIDNADIIVLGNRDEQFRALAEQAPAGKHVIDLVGFMSKPTCATSRTEGICW; the protein is encoded by the coding sequence ATGCGTATCAGCATCTTTGGTTTGGGTTATGTGGGTGCAGTCTGTGCAGGCTGCCTGACGGCGCGAGGCCATGAAGTGATCGGTGTGGACGTGTCCAGCACCAAGATCGACCTGATCAATCAGGGCAAGTCGCCCATCGTCGAACCTGGCCTGGAAGCACTGCTGCAACAGGGCATCGCCAACGGCCGCCTGCGCGGTACCACCGACTTCGCCGAAGCCATTCGTGCCAGCGACGTGTCGATGATCTGCGTGGGGACCCCGAGCAAGAAGAACGGCGACCTGGGCCTTGAATACATCGAGTCGGTGTGCCGCGAAATCGGCTACGTACTGCGCGACAGCGATCGCCGCCACACCATCGTGGTGCGCAGCACCGTGCTGCCGGGCACCGTGAAGAATGTGGTGATCCCGATCCTCGAAGACTGCTCGGGCAAAAAGGCCGGCGTCGATTTCGGCGTTGCGGTGAACCCGGAGTTCCTGCGTGAAAGCACCGCGATCAAGGATTACGACCACCCGCCAATGACCGTCATCGGTGAACTGGACAGCGCCAGCGGCGACATTCTGCAAGCGCTGTACGAAGAACTCGACGCCCCGGTCATCCGCAAGCCGATCGAAGTGGCCGAGATGATCAAGTACACCTGCAACGTGTGGCACGCCACCAAAGTCACCTTCGCCAACGAGATCGGCAACATTGCCAAGGCGGTGGGCGTGGATGGCCGTGAGGTGATGGACGTGGTGTGCCAGGACAAGGTGCTGAACCTGTCCCAGTACTACATGCGCCCTGGCTTCGCCTTCGGCGGCTCGTGCCTGCCCAAGGATGTGCGCGCCCTCACCTACCGCGCCGCCAGCCTGGATGTCCGCGCGCCACTGCTCGACTCGCTGATGCGCAGCAATGAATCGCAGGTGCAGAACGCCTTCGAGCTGATCGAAGCCCACGACAAGCGCAAGGTCGCCCTGCTCGGCCTGAGCTTCAAGGCCGGCACCGACGACCTGCGCGAAAGCCCGCTGGTGGAACTGGCCGAACGCCTGATCGGCAAGGGCTACCAACTGGACATCTACGACGAGAACGTCCAGTACGCCCGTGTCCACGGCGCCAACAAGGACTACATCGAGTCGAAGATCCCGCACGTGTCGTCGCTGCTCAACGCCGACTTCCAGAAGGTCATCGACAACGCCGACATCATCGTCCTGGGCAACCGTGACGAGCAGTTCCGCGCACTTGCCGAGCAAGCGCCGGCCGGCAAGCACGTGATCGACCTGGTTGGTTTCATGAGCAAACCGACCTGCGCTACCAGCCGTACCGAAGGCATCTGCTGGTAA
- a CDS encoding glycosyltransferase family 2 protein gives MQRLQTVLLQCAGWLLYMSLLMLIALALPADIFDSQSKHFIFLVGAVGIWRYSMGATHFIRGMIFLYGVYPYLRRKVQKMGNAADPSHVYLMVTSFRIEALTTAQVYSSVIREAINCGFPTTVVCSLVEMSDELLVKSLWAKYNPPAHVKLDIVRIAGTGKRDGLAYGFRAISRMLPDDNAVVAVIDGDTVLGDGVVRKTVPWFKLFPNVGGLTTNEFCEVRGGYIMSEWHKLRFAQRHINMCSMALSKRVLTMTGRMSMFRASVVTNPEFIADVESDSLMHWRLGRFKFLTGDDKSSWFSLMRLGYDTFYVPDAAINTVEHPPEKSFLKASRKLMYRWYGNNLRQNSRALGLGLRRLGLFTSIVLFDQRVSMWTSLLGLTVAVIASLKFGMGYLLVYLLWIGITRLILTIMLLCSGHNVGPAYPLILYYNQIIGALMKIYVFFRLDKQSWTRQPTALKRDLASFQQWFNTWSSRTMTFSAASIFVAVLFMVV, from the coding sequence ATGCAAAGGCTCCAGACAGTGCTGTTGCAGTGCGCCGGGTGGCTGCTCTACATGAGCCTGCTCATGCTGATCGCCCTGGCCCTGCCAGCCGATATCTTCGACTCGCAGTCGAAGCACTTCATCTTCCTGGTCGGCGCAGTCGGCATCTGGCGCTATTCCATGGGCGCCACCCATTTCATCCGCGGCATGATCTTCCTCTACGGCGTGTACCCGTACCTGCGCCGCAAGGTACAGAAGATGGGCAATGCCGCCGACCCGTCGCACGTGTACCTGATGGTGACCAGCTTCCGTATCGAAGCCCTGACCACCGCCCAGGTGTACAGCTCGGTGATCCGCGAGGCGATCAACTGTGGTTTCCCTACCACCGTGGTCTGCTCGCTGGTGGAAATGTCGGACGAACTGCTGGTGAAAAGCCTGTGGGCCAAATACAACCCGCCCGCCCACGTCAAGCTGGACATCGTGCGCATCGCCGGTACCGGCAAGCGTGACGGCCTGGCCTATGGCTTCCGTGCCATCTCGCGCATGCTGCCGGACGACAACGCCGTGGTCGCCGTGATCGACGGTGACACCGTGCTCGGCGACGGCGTGGTCCGCAAGACCGTGCCGTGGTTCAAGCTGTTCCCCAACGTCGGCGGCCTGACCACCAACGAGTTCTGCGAAGTGCGTGGCGGCTACATCATGAGCGAGTGGCACAAGCTGCGCTTCGCCCAGCGCCATATCAACATGTGCTCGATGGCCCTGTCCAAGCGCGTGCTGACCATGACCGGGCGCATGTCGATGTTCCGCGCCAGCGTGGTGACCAACCCGGAGTTCATCGCCGACGTCGAAAGCGACTCGCTGATGCACTGGCGCCTGGGCCGCTTCAAGTTCCTCACCGGTGACGACAAGTCCAGCTGGTTCAGCCTGATGCGCCTGGGCTACGACACCTTCTACGTGCCGGATGCCGCCATCAACACGGTCGAGCACCCGCCGGAGAAAAGCTTCCTCAAGGCCAGCCGCAAGCTGATGTACCGCTGGTATGGCAACAACCTGCGGCAGAACTCTCGTGCGCTGGGCCTGGGCCTGCGCCGCCTGGGGCTGTTCACCAGCATCGTGCTGTTCGACCAGCGCGTGTCGATGTGGACCAGCCTGCTGGGCCTGACCGTGGCGGTGATCGCCAGCCTCAAGTTCGGCATGGGCTACCTGCTGGTGTACCTGCTGTGGATCGGCATCACCCGCCTGATCCTCACCATCATGCTGCTGTGCTCCGGCCACAACGTCGGCCCGGCCTACCCGCTGATTCTCTATTACAACCAGATCATCGGCGCGCTGATGAAGATCTACGTGTTCTTCCGCCTCGACAAACAGTCCTGGACGCGTCAGCCCACTGCCCTCAAGCGTGACCTCGCCAGTTTTCAACAATGGTTCAACACCTGGTCCTCGCGGACCATGACCTTCTCGGCTGCCAGCATCTTCGTCGCTGTGCTGTTCATGGTCGTGTGA
- a CDS encoding alginate biosynthesis protein Alg44: protein MNTAVNVNVVHESEAQRQHARVRIPAKLRFLDPQRQAHDVKVDDLSAGGLSFHTKQPLSVGDVLRGRLQFTVDNLGLSMDIEFQVRSYHPDSGRTGAQFQNLEPRDIATLRHIITTHLSGELISVGDVLSTLQRDNFTKARKQKDGGSGLSAFGRLKAVTVTLGVFVVGVAAFGFVAKSLYGMYFVSHAEAGVVAVPTTTITMPRDGTVSSLVDSGGMIGKGAPLATFTTSMLDMLKGNLEDAQLEPAKIEELFGKQLSGTLTSPCDCVVARQLVDNGQYAAKGQPIFQLIPRTTNPMVEARFSYRQFDEVKPGTRVNFQVAGEDEVRTGQIVSSASLNSEDLASDIRVQIKPDSTMPAELAGRPASVNSDRGPSLNWLIDKAMARGL, encoded by the coding sequence ATGAATACCGCCGTGAACGTCAACGTCGTGCATGAGTCCGAAGCCCAGCGCCAGCATGCCCGGGTACGCATCCCCGCCAAGCTGCGGTTCCTGGACCCTCAGCGCCAGGCCCACGATGTGAAGGTCGACGACCTCTCCGCCGGTGGCCTGAGCTTCCACACCAAGCAACCCCTGTCGGTTGGCGATGTGCTGCGCGGGCGGCTGCAGTTCACGGTCGACAACCTCGGCCTGTCGATGGACATCGAGTTCCAGGTGCGCTCCTACCACCCGGACAGCGGCCGTACCGGCGCGCAGTTCCAGAACCTGGAGCCACGTGACATCGCCACCCTGCGACACATCATCACCACCCACCTGTCGGGTGAGCTGATCAGCGTCGGCGACGTGCTCAGCACCCTGCAGCGCGACAACTTCACCAAGGCACGCAAGCAGAAGGACGGCGGCAGTGGCCTGAGCGCATTCGGCCGTCTCAAGGCGGTCACCGTCACCCTCGGCGTGTTCGTGGTCGGCGTCGCCGCCTTCGGCTTCGTCGCCAAGTCGCTGTACGGCATGTACTTCGTCAGCCACGCCGAAGCCGGCGTGGTGGCGGTACCGACCACCACCATCACCATGCCGCGCGACGGCACCGTGAGCAGCCTGGTCGACAGCGGCGGGATGATCGGCAAAGGTGCGCCACTGGCCACCTTCACCACCAGCATGCTGGACATGCTCAAGGGCAACCTGGAAGACGCACAGCTGGAGCCGGCCAAGATCGAGGAACTGTTCGGCAAGCAGCTGTCCGGCACCCTCACCAGCCCCTGTGATTGCGTGGTCGCCCGCCAGCTGGTGGACAACGGCCAGTACGCGGCCAAGGGCCAACCGATCTTCCAGCTGATCCCGCGTACCACCAACCCGATGGTCGAGGCGCGTTTCAGCTACCGCCAGTTCGACGAGGTCAAGCCAGGTACCCGGGTCAACTTCCAGGTAGCCGGCGAAGACGAAGTGCGCACCGGCCAGATCGTCAGCAGCGCCAGCCTCAACAGCGAAGACCTGGCCTCCGACATTCGTGTGCAGATCAAGCCCGACAGCACCATGCCTGCCGAACTGGCCGGGCGCCCGGCGTCGGTCAACAGCGACCGTGGCCCCTCGCTGAACTGGCTGATCGACAAAGCCATGGCCCGTGGGCTGTAA
- a CDS encoding TolC family protein, which translates to MTRWWALVFLSPLLALAEDGLQPSRPTLQHVPSVSALSTLHGEPVDIQLADAIALALRDNRAVRGAYLERIAQKFELRVAQDQFAPQLALKVRYLANRNHADRYREARLAPTASLLTPYGTRLSLDWARGHTRADGAGRRYSDGANLTIIQPLLRGAGRDIASAPLRQARLAEQLNRLALKDEISAVITRTIMLYRALLRAQEQLRIAEDGLARSRQLVEVNRALIVAGRMAAFDIVQTQAEVANQEMARESSRNQLQQSRQALAQLLAIDLSTPLKAVESLRVERRQVDARQALARAEARQPAYLMQQLAVEQAAIDLQVAHNAQWWDLSLVAGVSQLREQPGNGTSGERYLGLELEVPIGDLDRRQAWVRAQVAMDRQNLSLTESRQQLQREVSTAVRDVQVRWRQVEIAERALALSQRKLDIEQEKLAAGRSSNFQVLSFEGDLRYAQSSRLDAILDYLEAQVVLDQVLGVTLDSWNVALND; encoded by the coding sequence ATGACTAGGTGGTGGGCGCTGGTCTTCCTGTCGCCGCTGCTGGCCCTGGCTGAAGACGGCCTGCAGCCGTCGCGCCCGACTTTGCAGCACGTGCCATCGGTAAGTGCCTTGTCGACCCTGCACGGCGAACCCGTGGATATCCAACTGGCCGATGCGATTGCCCTGGCGTTGCGCGACAACCGCGCGGTCCGGGGGGCTTACCTTGAGCGCATCGCACAGAAGTTCGAGCTACGGGTGGCACAGGACCAGTTTGCCCCGCAGTTGGCACTCAAAGTCCGCTACCTGGCTAATCGCAACCACGCCGATCGCTATCGGGAAGCACGGCTGGCCCCGACAGCCAGCCTGCTGACACCCTACGGCACGCGTTTGAGCCTTGACTGGGCTCGTGGCCACACCCGTGCCGATGGTGCCGGGCGACGCTACAGCGACGGGGCGAACCTGACGATCATCCAGCCCTTGTTGCGTGGTGCCGGGCGCGACATCGCCAGTGCGCCGCTGCGTCAGGCGCGCCTGGCCGAACAACTCAACCGCCTGGCGCTCAAGGACGAGATTTCTGCAGTCATTACCCGCACGATCATGCTGTACCGCGCGCTGCTGCGCGCCCAGGAGCAGCTGCGTATCGCCGAAGATGGCCTGGCGCGGTCACGGCAGTTGGTGGAGGTAAACCGGGCATTGATCGTTGCCGGGCGCATGGCTGCGTTCGATATCGTCCAGACGCAGGCCGAAGTCGCCAACCAGGAGATGGCGCGCGAAAGCAGCCGCAACCAGTTGCAGCAGAGTCGTCAGGCATTGGCACAGTTGTTGGCAATAGACCTGTCGACGCCGCTGAAAGCGGTGGAGTCGCTGCGTGTCGAGCGTCGGCAGGTGGACGCCCGCCAGGCACTGGCTCGTGCAGAAGCGCGACAACCGGCGTACCTGATGCAACAGCTGGCTGTAGAGCAGGCTGCGATCGACCTGCAGGTCGCGCACAACGCCCAATGGTGGGACCTGTCGCTGGTCGCTGGGGTCAGTCAACTGCGCGAGCAGCCAGGCAACGGGACCTCCGGTGAACGCTATCTCGGGCTTGAACTGGAGGTGCCCATTGGTGACCTCGACCGGCGCCAGGCCTGGGTGCGTGCCCAGGTGGCCATGGATCGGCAGAACCTGAGCCTGACCGAAAGCCGCCAGCAGCTCCAGCGCGAAGTGAGCACAGCTGTGCGGGATGTGCAGGTGCGCTGGCGCCAGGTGGAAATCGCCGAGCGCGCGTTGGCCTTGTCGCAACGCAAGCTCGACATCGAACAGGAGAAGTTGGCCGCAGGGCGCTCCAGCAATTTCCAGGTGCTGAGCTTCGAAGGGGATCTGCGCTACGCGCAAAGTAGCCGTCTGGATGCCATCCTCGATTACCTCGAAGCCCAGGTGGTACTGGACCAGGTGCTGGGAGTGACGCTCGACAGCTGGAACGTGGCGCTCAATGACTAG
- a CDS encoding efflux RND transporter periplasmic adaptor subunit: MTRRWWWVLAGSTGMLVVLLWQAWPDSSARDAQRWVQVEPQPLEVHLGLVGRLQAGRQVTLSAPFDGVLTSLLVREGQQVAAGQSLMHLDTTQLDIQLRQAEAERLKAKALVSQLRGWQAGPEVARSLRTLAGARATLAAGQAALDETRRLLDRGIVARMEVESLEQLQQAQRQAVLDAQQDLQLTQARGQGDALKIAEMELANAEAHWRALRARRDLRVVKAPFAGLLARAAGSAATPGPLQEGLALAQGMPLLTLSGLEHLQVAAKVAESDLGDLREGMEVQAFIAGHLLAGRLAQVGQQARDDTEQTAWYDVRVDLQLPEGATQQRLRLGMSARLAVLIHREDAAMVVPAEALQQDEAGRQYVVYRQSAQQTPRRVVVRSARAVVQGLQVDGLEAGFVLLP; encoded by the coding sequence ATGACTAGGCGGTGGTGGTGGGTGCTGGCGGGCAGCACAGGCATGCTGGTAGTGCTGCTTTGGCAGGCGTGGCCAGATTCCTCCGCAAGGGACGCGCAACGCTGGGTGCAGGTCGAACCGCAGCCGTTGGAGGTGCATCTGGGGCTGGTTGGCAGGCTGCAGGCTGGCCGCCAGGTGACCCTCAGTGCGCCCTTCGATGGTGTACTGACGTCGCTGCTGGTACGTGAGGGGCAGCAGGTCGCCGCCGGGCAGTCATTGATGCACCTGGACACCACGCAACTCGATATCCAGCTGCGCCAGGCCGAGGCCGAGCGGCTGAAGGCCAAGGCATTGGTCAGCCAGTTGCGAGGCTGGCAGGCTGGCCCGGAGGTCGCTCGCAGCCTACGTACGCTGGCGGGGGCACGCGCCACGTTGGCGGCTGGCCAGGCGGCGCTGGATGAAACCCGACGGCTGTTGGACCGAGGTATCGTTGCCCGTATGGAAGTTGAGAGCCTGGAACAGTTGCAGCAAGCGCAGCGGCAGGCAGTGCTGGATGCGCAGCAGGACCTGCAACTGACCCAGGCCCGGGGCCAGGGGGATGCGTTGAAGATTGCCGAAATGGAGCTGGCAAACGCCGAAGCACACTGGCGGGCGTTGCGGGCGAGGCGTGATCTGAGGGTGGTAAAGGCGCCGTTTGCTGGCCTGTTGGCCCGTGCCGCCGGCAGCGCAGCCACGCCAGGCCCACTTCAGGAGGGCCTGGCGCTTGCCCAGGGGATGCCACTGCTGACTTTGAGTGGCCTTGAACATTTGCAGGTGGCTGCCAAGGTGGCAGAAAGCGACTTGGGTGATCTGCGCGAAGGCATGGAGGTGCAAGCCTTCATTGCAGGTCACCTGCTTGCCGGGCGCCTGGCGCAGGTTGGCCAGCAGGCGCGTGACGATACCGAACAAACGGCATGGTACGACGTACGGGTTGACCTGCAACTGCCTGAAGGCGCCACACAGCAGCGCTTGCGCCTGGGCATGAGTGCCCGCTTGGCGGTACTGATACATCGCGAAGACGCTGCGATGGTGGTGCCTGCCGAGGCCTTGCAGCAGGATGAAGCGGGCAGGCAATACGTGGTTTATCGCCAGTCTGCGCAACAGACGCCGCGCAGGGTTGTGGTCAGATCGGCAAGGGCGGTGGTGCAAGGGCTGCAGGTGGACGGGCTGGAGGCAGGGTTTGTGCTGCTACCGTAG
- a CDS encoding ABC transporter permease, which translates to MPEAYGPSWPQRIGEALGSVRQLGARAWLALSGIAIGCAALVALMNIGHGAAQHVRQMFQGLGSDLLVVSLEGAAAPGGALGLEAEPWPPGIRAAAPLATAVQALQFDRTSIEVMVAGSTAYLAEVLDLEVGQGRLLSRYDDQAAHLLLGASLARQLRARVGDRVQLGSYLFDVVGVLGGRGYNPMLPVNFDDAVLMPLAGMHRLSPAPQVGTLVALGDAGVGLTEVGASLSHFLQARLPRHEVDVQLPRQMLESMAGQSRMMSWMLASTAAIALVLGGVGVMNVMVMNVAQRRREIGVSVALGARGRDIAWLFLLEALLLGAAGALLGVVLGLAAAWLFALAAGWRFALHVGSLPASMGASLALALLFGLQPALAAARLQPLLALRDD; encoded by the coding sequence ATGCCTGAGGCCTATGGGCCAAGCTGGCCGCAACGCATTGGCGAGGCACTGGGCAGCGTGCGGCAGCTGGGCGCCAGAGCCTGGTTGGCACTGTCGGGCATAGCGATTGGCTGCGCCGCGCTGGTGGCTTTGATGAACATCGGCCATGGCGCCGCGCAGCATGTCCGGCAGATGTTCCAGGGGTTGGGCAGCGACTTGCTGGTGGTCAGTCTGGAGGGCGCTGCCGCGCCGGGCGGCGCTTTGGGTCTGGAGGCAGAGCCTTGGCCGCCTGGTATTCGAGCAGCGGCACCTTTGGCAACCGCCGTGCAGGCGCTGCAATTCGATAGAACAAGTATCGAGGTCATGGTCGCAGGCAGCACCGCGTACCTGGCCGAGGTTCTGGACCTCGAGGTTGGTCAGGGGCGATTGTTGTCCCGCTACGATGACCAGGCTGCGCATCTGCTGCTGGGGGCTTCGCTGGCAAGGCAGTTGCGGGCCCGGGTGGGGGATCGCGTGCAGTTGGGCAGTTACCTGTTCGACGTGGTCGGGGTGCTGGGAGGCCGTGGCTACAACCCCATGCTGCCGGTGAACTTCGACGACGCAGTATTGATGCCTCTGGCCGGCATGCATCGCCTGAGCCCCGCGCCACAGGTCGGAACGCTTGTCGCGTTGGGTGACGCCGGAGTGGGCCTGACCGAGGTTGGCGCTTCGCTGTCGCACTTTCTGCAAGCACGTTTGCCGAGGCATGAGGTAGATGTCCAGTTGCCCAGGCAAATGCTGGAGAGCATGGCCGGCCAGTCGCGGATGATGAGCTGGATGCTCGCGAGCACCGCTGCCATCGCCCTGGTGCTTGGCGGGGTGGGGGTGATGAATGTCATGGTGATGAATGTGGCGCAGCGCCGTCGGGAAATTGGTGTGAGCGTTGCCTTGGGCGCACGGGGGCGCGACATTGCCTGGTTGTTCCTGCTCGAAGCACTGTTGCTAGGGGCAGCCGGCGCGCTGCTTGGCGTCGTGCTCGGCTTGGCCGCTGCCTGGTTGTTCGCGCTGGCTGCCGGGTGGCGCTTTGCCCTGCATGTCGGGTCGCTGCCGGCAAGCATGGGGGCGTCGCTGGCGCTGGCGCTGTTGTTCGGTCTGCAGCCTGCGTTGGCTGCAGCGCGGCTGCAACCGTTGCTGGCGTTACGGGATGACTAG